From the Candidatus Zixiibacteriota bacterium genome, the window GAATGCAGGACAAACAAGGACGATCGGGTCTTTGACCAGACCCACTTCACTTTTGATACCATCCGCCAGCGCCCTGGCTTCGACGATGGTTTTATTCATTTTCCAGTTACCGGCTATTATTTTCTGTCTCACATCAAACTCCTTTTACGGCTATTTAGGCGTCGGTCAGAGCGGCTATTCCGGGTAGAGTTTTGCCTTCCAGAAATTCGAGCGAAGCCCCTCCCCCGGTCGATATATGCGAAATCCTGTCTTTGACGCCGGCCTTGATAGCCGCCGCCGAAGAGTCGCCTCCCCCGATTATTGAAACCGCTCCGTTATCGGTCGCCTGCGCCAATTGACCCGCCAATCCTATCGTACCCAACGAAAACTTCTCAACCTCAAAAACACCCATAGGACCGTTCCAGACGATGGTTTTGGATGACGCGATAATCTCGGAAAACTTCTTCAATGTTTCCGGCCCGATATCGAGTCCTTTCATTCCGGTCGGGATATCATCGACATTGACGACCATCACATCGGCATCTTCGGCCAGTTCATCGGCAACGATACAATCGGTGGGAATCACAAAATTGACAGAGCTATTTTTGGCTTTTTCCAGAATGTTTTTGGCCAGGTCGAGTTTATTTTCTTCGAGGAGCGAATCACCGATTTCTTCGCCCATTGCTTTTAAAAAAGTAAACATCATGCCGCCGCCGATTAATAAATTATCGACTTTGTTAAAGAGATTATTGATGACATCTATTTTGCCCGAAATTTTGGCTCCTCCGAGAATAGCGGTAAAGGGCTTTTCCGGTGACGCTAACGCTTGCCCCAGATATTTCAATTCCTTTTCAATTAAAAACCCCGCCGCCGCTTTTTCGAAGAATTTGGCAACGCCTTCGGTTGAGGCGTGAGCTCGATGAGCGGTTCCAAAAGCGTCATTTACATACATATCCGCCAGCGCGGCCAGCTTTTTGGCAAAATCGGAATCATTTTCGGTTTCTTCTTTATGATAACGGAGGTTTTCCAGCAGGAGACATTGGCCGTCCTGAAGATCGGATGCCTTTTGATCGGCTTCAGTTCCAATACAATCGGATGCGAATTTTACCGGCTTGCCCAAAAGGTCAGCCAGATGTTCGGCCACGGGACGCAGGCTCATTTCCGGAACGATTTTTCCCCTGGGGCGCCCCAGATGGCTGCACAGGATGACCCGTCCGCTATCGCCCAAAATTTTCTTTACGGTTGGAAGCGAGGCGACAATTCGGGTATCATCGGTTATTTTTTGATTGGCATCCAGGGGAACATTATAATCGACCCGAACGAGTACTTTTTTCCCCGAATAGTCTATATCCCTGATTGTCAGCTTATTCATAACCACCTCATACAAACCGCCCGACGTATCATACGTCAGGCGGCTTTATGTATTATTTCACGGAGGAAAAGACTAGCCCATCATGCGGGCGACCATCTCGACCATGCGATTGGAAAAGCCCCACTCATTATCGTACCAACTGAACACTTTGGCGAATTTTCCGGAGACCATTGTCATTGGCGCATCAAATATCGAGGAATGCGGATTTCCGGCAATGTCTATCGAAACGATTGGCTCCTCGGTGTATTCGAGAATGCCTTTTAGCGGTCCTGCCGCGGCCTTCTTGACAGCCGCGTTAAGTTCTTCTTTAGTTGTTTCTTTTTCGAGAATTACAACCAGATCCACAATGGAACCGGTTGGGGTTGGAACACGAATGGAGCAACCATCCATCTTCCCTTTCAATTGGGGCAATGCCAATGCGATAGCCTTAGCTGCACCGGTTGTCGTCGGAATCATTGACAACGCCGCTGAGCGAGCCCGCCTGAGGTCCTTATGCGGCGCGTCAAGCAAACGCTGGTCGCTGGTATAAGCATGCGTCGTTGTCATAAATCCCTTTTCGATACCGAAATTATCCACCAGCACTTTGCATACGGGAGCGAGGCAATTGGTTGTGCACGACCCGATCGTAATAACATCATGATTTTTCGGATCGTAGTCGCTATCATTGACACCCAAAATAAACGTACCGTCAATTTCCTTGCCCGGGGCCGAAATTAATACCTTTTTGGCTCCGGCTGTGATATGCCTGGAGGCATCGGCTTTGCTTCTGAATAAACCGGTCGACTCAACGACAATATCGGCGCCCAGTTTCCCCCACGGTAGTTTGGCCGGATCTCTCTCGGCGCTTAGAGGAATCCTCTTGCCATCAACAATGATTATCCCGTTTTCGCTGGAAACGTTTTTTGAGAATTTTCCCTGCGATGAGTCGTATTTCAAAAGATGCGCCATTGTTTCGGCGCTGGCAATATCATTTATTCCAACGACATCAATGTCGTTATTATCGCAGGCGGCGCGAAACACCAGGCGGCCAATCCTGCCAAATCCATTAATCCCAACCTTTACAGGCATATTACCCTCCGTTTTTGGATTCCTTATTCTTTTTGAAAAGATGATATGAAAAACCAAAATTAATTGATATTCCTGTGTTATCTTTTACTCCCGCCAAACCGTTCTTGAATTTAATTGAATAATACTTGGCTGAAAGATTAAGTCCGAACTGTTCGGACACCGCGAAATCCATGCCTCCGCCAAAAACGCCGACAAAATCGGTTTCGGTACGGTCCGCAAAATACGGATCGTAGTAAGGGTCATCAGACCGAATTATCTGGCTATTATGCCGTCCGAAGACAAAACCTGCGCCCCCTAAAATATACGGCTGATAGACTCGGCTAAGTCCGGAAAGAGGTGAAAACTTTAGTTGAACCATAACCGGATACAAATTTATGGTTCCGATATATCTGTCATCGAAATGGAGTACTTCCGCCTCGCCCCGGCTGGCGATTCCCAATGAAATTTCGGTCATTAGAGTTCTTGCGAATCGATGGCAATAAAAGATCTCGGTAAAAAACCCGGCATCGGGCAAATCCGCTTCAATATCCGGGTCTGGAATAGTAACTCCCCCACCCTGATCAACCCACGTACCGAGGCGAACCCCAATCATCGAATATTCAGCCTCAAGTCGTTTATCATGATTGGCAGGTTCTTCCTGCGCCATAGAAAAATTTGAGAAGAACAGCAACACGGCAATCAGGCTTAATCTGAAAATACGATTATCCAAAAAAGACCTCAGCCATTTCGTACAAATCATTATCGACCATCCTCGTTTTTCCAGCCGCTTCTTCGAGCGAAACCGGGACAATATTATTGCCGTGAAGGGCGGTAAAATAACCGAATTTTTCCTGATTAATCATGTCAATGGCGCTAATGCCATACCGGGTAGCCAGCATCCGGTCGAACGCGGTCGGCGAACCTCCCCGCTGAATATGACCGAGAATGACAACTCGTGATTCATATCCCAGTTGTTTTTCCAATTCA encodes:
- a CDS encoding phosphoglycerate kinase, which codes for MNKLTIRDIDYSGKKVLVRVDYNVPLDANQKITDDTRIVASLPTVKKILGDSGRVILCSHLGRPRGKIVPEMSLRPVAEHLADLLGKPVKFASDCIGTEADQKASDLQDGQCLLLENLRYHKEETENDSDFAKKLAALADMYVNDAFGTAHRAHASTEGVAKFFEKAAAGFLIEKELKYLGQALASPEKPFTAILGGAKISGKIDVINNLFNKVDNLLIGGGMMFTFLKAMGEEIGDSLLEENKLDLAKNILEKAKNSSVNFVIPTDCIVADELAEDADVMVVNVDDIPTGMKGLDIGPETLKKFSEIIASSKTIVWNGPMGVFEVEKFSLGTIGLAGQLAQATDNGAVSIIGGGDSSAAAIKAGVKDRISHISTGGGASLEFLEGKTLPGIAALTDA
- a CDS encoding outer membrane beta-barrel protein, encoding MICTKWLRSFLDNRIFRLSLIAVLLFFSNFSMAQEEPANHDKRLEAEYSMIGVRLGTWVDQGGGVTIPDPDIEADLPDAGFFTEIFYCHRFARTLMTEISLGIASRGEAEVLHFDDRYIGTINLYPVMVQLKFSPLSGLSRVYQPYILGGAGFVFGRHNSQIIRSDDPYYDPYFADRTETDFVGVFGGGMDFAVSEQFGLNLSAKYYSIKFKNGLAGVKDNTGISINFGFSYHLFKKNKESKNGG
- the gap gene encoding type I glyceraldehyde-3-phosphate dehydrogenase, with product MPVKVGINGFGRIGRLVFRAACDNNDIDVVGINDIASAETMAHLLKYDSSQGKFSKNVSSENGIIIVDGKRIPLSAERDPAKLPWGKLGADIVVESTGLFRSKADASRHITAGAKKVLISAPGKEIDGTFILGVNDSDYDPKNHDVITIGSCTTNCLAPVCKVLVDNFGIEKGFMTTTHAYTSDQRLLDAPHKDLRRARSAALSMIPTTTGAAKAIALALPQLKGKMDGCSIRVPTPTGSIVDLVVILEKETTKEELNAAVKKAAAGPLKGILEYTEEPIVSIDIAGNPHSSIFDAPMTMVSGKFAKVFSWYDNEWGFSNRMVEMVARMMG